A stretch of the Theileria equi strain WA chromosome 1, complete sequence genome encodes the following:
- a CDS encoding hypothetical protein (encoded by transcript BEWA_024320A) — protein MTVRDVTVDIGQDNTTDDYTTYYGDKDKNSITLNKRVDPYINDDKALTGYKLYEHRTSQGLWLWEDSYRISRVEYRGILQNVKDLSPDDSQPYIKATVIYWNNDEQNFCPLLLGLHFGAKKNFYTKKEPYYTNRDWEPGDDLKNLQKTDDYKDVLDKLNERFKNVVIVNLKAKKDESYCGHPSLDCFKELECNSETHRCAGNAAKFPTITVKEKKDRPFSGYTKFKHSFKTGKLRLLSTYNGSYIPFYDQNLSTESKSVSVYYGIGDSVMKKPLLLEVPVQERSFPKYKHYALSDGRWKHDASIKEYNLAHELDELNCRYNGVATLDISQRGNYCCKHRYGKHTERISVVNKEYNNLNNEYKVYEHSINSNVAEETPKSSFNGNRFRDGGNDHRWSGGPISNIKTVLVYFSGDYPILIYVDSTGDHKWFKRRPCRGYGYCVWTGRDLDDLKDKTPEGDSDHTINDTLKKISETLTKKCIHLSDLEYGSNLCLEYNRCYIDKYIFPDNEDLTEDFDFGTGPFDFLNFYDHTLDFSDSSLYYRIRDFVESYGENFISDISDVDYYKIGEEDEREGLGPGAITGISVASLGTGGSAIGFGIWKLWPVFAALL, from the coding sequence ATGACGGTTCGTGATGTAACTGTTGACATTGGTCAAGATAATACAACTGACGACTACACAACGTACTATggtgataaagataaaaacTCTATTACCCTTAACAAACGCGTTGATCCatatataaatgatgataaagcACTTACAGGATATAAACTCTATGAGCATAGAACTTCGCAGGGTTTGTGGCTCTGGGAAGATTCTTATAGAATTAGTAGGGTTGAATACAGAGGGATTCTACAAAATGTAAAAGATTTATCCCCTGATGATAGCCAACCTTATATTAAGGCAACTGTGATATATTGGAATAATGACGAACAAAATTTCTGCCCACTATTACTCGGACTTCATTTCGGAGCGAAAAAAAACTTTTATACAAAGAAAGAGCCATATTATACGAACAGAGATTGGGAACCTGGAGATGATctaaagaatctacagaaaACTGATGATTACAAGGATGTACTTGATAAGCTAAACgaaagatttaaaaatgttgtGATAGTGAATCTTAAGGcaaagaaggatgaaagCTACTGCGGTCACCCTTCCTTGGACTGCTTTAAGGAGCTTGAATGTAACTCAGAAACACACAGATGTGCTGGAAATGCTGCTAAATTTCCCACAATAACTGtcaaggaaaagaaggatAGGCCTTTTTCTGGTTATACGAAGTTCAAACACTCTTTTAAAACGGGTAAATTGAGACTCTTGAGTACCTACAATGGTTCCTATATACCATTTTATGATCAAAATTTATCTACTGAATCCAAAAGTGTTTCTGTTTATTATGGAATAGGGGATTCTGTGATGAAAAAACCTTTACTATTGGAGGTGCCAGTTCAGGAAAGatcatttccaaagtacAAGCATTATGCTCTGAGTGATGGTAGATGGAAACATGACGCATCAATTAAGGAATATAACCTAGCACATGAATTAGATGAACTCAATTGCAGATACAATGGAGTTGCTACTCTTGATATATCACAAAGGGGTAATTATTGCTGTAAACATAGGTATGGAAAGCATACAGAGAGAATTTCTGTCGTGAATAAGGAATATAATAATCTTAATAATGAGTACAAAGTGTATGAACATAGCATAAACAGCAACGTTGCCGAAGaaactccaaaatcttCTTTCAACGGAAATAGATTTAGGGATGGTGGCAATGATCATAGATGGTCAGGGGGTCCTATCAGTAACATTAAAACGGTATTGGTCTACTTCTCTGGAGATTATCCCATTCTCATATATGTAGACTCTACTGGTGATCATAAATGGTTCAAGAGAAGACCTTGCAGAGGTTATGGCTATTGTGTTTGGACAGGTAGAGATCTTGATGAtctaaaggataaaacCCCCGAGGGTGACAGTGATCATACTATTAACGACACTTTAAAAAAGATAAGTGAGACTCTTACAAAAAAATGCATTCATCTATCAGACTTAGAATACGGTAGCAACTTATGCCTGGAATATAACCGTTGTTATATAGATAAGTACATTTTCCCAGATAACGAGGATCTCACGGAAGATTTTGATTTTGGTACTGGCCCTTTCGATTTCCTGAATTTCTATGATCATACGTTGGACTTTTCTGACAGTTCACTGTACTATCGAATTCGTGATTTCGTGGAATCCTACGGTGAAAACTTTATTAGCGATATAAGTGATGTTGATTATTACAAGAttggagaagaagatgaaagaGAAGGACTCGGTCCAGGAGCCATAACAGGGATATCCGTTGCAAGTTTAGGTACAGGTGGAAGTGCTATAGGATTTGGAATATGGAAACTGTGGCCGGTATTCGCAGCGCTACTCTAA
- a CDS encoding uncharacterized protein (encoded by transcript BEWA_024260A), producing MLCSENKMRSILFNQENGFYRFSCLSNTFIREDFDALRELCKEDDGMSFVSCSENPTLLSFFVFIGLSSALGAIVAACVALYVYKKRTFACFQRSSQ from the coding sequence atgTTATGTTCTGAAAATAAAATGAGATCAATATTATTTAATCAGGAGAATGGGTTTTACAGGTTCAGTTGCCTCTCTAATACATTTATAAGGGAAGACTTTGACGCGTTGAGAGAACTTTGTAAGGAGGATGATGGTATGTCATTTGTAAGCTGTTCGGAAAATCCCACTCTTTTATCGTTTTTCGTTTTCATTGGTTTATCAAGCGCACTTGGAGCAATTGTTGCTGCTTGCGTTGCACTTTATGTTTACAAAAAACGGACATTTGCGTGTTTTCAACGGAGCTCTCAATAA
- a CDS encoding DnaJ domain containing protein (encoded by transcript BEWA_024300A) translates to MGQDYYAILGVKRGCTESELKKAYRKLAMQWHPDKHQDPQAKRKAEEMFKSVSEAYDVLSDPEKRKIYDQFGEEGLKGTAPGHSDHGGAHTYVYTGVDPSELFKKIFGSDRNFMFGGFGDDFGDAFNMQTSHHHHAPKSTSYELELPVSLEDLYSGTTKKMKITRKRFSVNKEYKEEHFLKIDIKPGWKDGTKLTFSGEGDQQSPASPPGDLIFVIKTKPHGRFVRDGNNLIYKITVPLVKALTGFQASITTLDNRRLTIRVTEIVSNRSKKVIAKEGMPLSRNPTERGDLILEFDVTFPETLTQEQKKKLVSALPS, encoded by the exons ATGGGACAG GATTATTACGCAATTTTGGGCGTCAAAAGGGGATGTACCGAATCCGAACTGAAGAAAGCCTACAGGAAACTTGCCATGCAATGGCATCCTGACAAACACCAAGATCCACAAGCCAAAAGGAAG GCTGAAGAAATGTTCAAGAGTGTATCAGAGGCGTACGATGTTTTATCGGATCCGGAAAAACGTAAAATTTATGACCAATTTGGTGAAGAAGGTCTCAAGGGAACTGCACCGGGACATTCTGATCACGGTGGAGCACACACCTATGTCTACACTGGGGTTGACCCTAGTGAATTATTTAAAAAGATCTTTGGATCTGACAGAAATTTCATGTTTGGTGGTTTTGGTGATGACTTTGGCGATGCCTTTAATATGCAAACAAGTCACCATCACCACGCACCAAAAAGTACAAGCTATGAACTGGAACTACCAGTCTCTCTGGAAGACTTGTACAGCGGTACAACTAAAAAAATGAAGATTACAAGAAAACGCTTTTCTGTCAATAAGGAGTATAAGGAGGAACATTTTCTCAAGATTGATATCAAACCG GGCTGGAAGGATGGTACAAAGTTGACATTTTCTGGTGAAGGTGACCAGCAATCCCCAGCTTCTCCCCCTGGAGACCTTATTTTTGtaataaaaacaaaacCACACGGGCGATTTGTGCGTGATGGAAACAATTTGATTTATAAAATAACGGTACCTTTGGTAAAG GCGCTAACAGGCTTCCAAGCCAGTATAACCACTTTGGATAATCGCAGATTGACAATTAGAGTTACAGAAATTGTTTCAAACCGTTCTAAAAAGGTAATTGCAAAAGAGGGAATGCCCCTCTCTAGAAACCCAACCGAACGAGGTGACTTGATTTTAGAGTTTGACGTTACATTTCCCGAGACACTCACACAAGaacaaaagaagaaattgGTTTCTGCACTACCATCTTAA
- a CDS encoding hypothetical protein (encoded by transcript BEWA_024250A): MKTNGLLCAFIFLKFSSSLCKPQATPKHRHLHHVLDHNLQGSHTGFVDYGAVTSFAEVVYEGWRLQAIYISAGIIIVVDLLLLGFTFWQTGKLFSHGLWSKKLFKGGGCWMIVAALCGIIFGSCLGYMISIPLIPLMAMGFMLLGVAFILVGRRGAILGGIAGIQIGLAFGSINFSSIGAIITEGVLCSFAGICIGFIPIFPDMRINARYIQLGLR, encoded by the exons ATGAAGACTAATGGACTATTGTGCGCGTTTATATTCCtaaaattttcttcttccctcTGTAAGCCACAAGCTACTCCTAAACACCGACACCTGCACCATGTTCTTGACCATAATTTGCAGGGGAGTCACACGGGATTCGTGGACTATGGAGCTGTGACGTCCTTTGCAGAGGTTGTTTATGAGGGTTGGAGGTTACAGGCAATCTATATTTCGGCGGGAATTATAATTGTGGTTGACCTACTACTCCTGGGATTTACCTTTTGGCAAACTGGAAAACTCTTTTCGCAT GGATTGTGGAGTAAAAAGTTATTCAAGGGAGGTGGTTGTTGGATGATTGTAGCAGCTCTTTGTGGGATCATTTTTGGTAGTTGCTTGGGGTACATGATTAGTATCCCGTTAATACCATTAATGGCAATGGGTTTTATGCTTTTGGGTGTAGCATTTATATTGGTTGGAAGAAGAGGTGCCATACTGGGTGGGATTGCCGGGATTCAAATCGGACTCGCTTTTGGGTCAATTAACTTTTCGTCAATCGGTGCCATCATTACCGAAGGTGTTTTGTGTTCATTTGCAGGAATTTGTATTGGGTTTATTCCAATATTCCCAGACATGAGGATAAACGCAAGATATATCCAATTGGGATTGAGGTAG
- a CDS encoding hypothetical protein (encoded by transcript BEWA_024280A) has translation MRIGKSDALDPQTVLTRNFTTRGPVTIRCKSGHFINIISANITCNGSVVDATLEFWNVCRNKTKCIITMDNIETCFDPSGTFGKTEFTCSKLYALDCGLFHPRKAEDQEFCMRLCLGYIDQCRSKKDFLPRVFTLKCIEKLFRRNSFNKRCIFLLGSIRGENNDFKWDSYLMNKFETGRVVLTNMSWSYIKYTKPIENPIIIPSMANLRRYVKVNLFNVTNIGFQAKLLVIDCLDSCKERRKEFKSTIGWLAISVGDHSPYIEKRLQVGALRGKSSIILPLDPRKEWIILAQIQKIETEGGNIPRVFHTILTGDGKYTIEFLPKERDVVIGYIAFEADGPHFIHDADVVVFSEVAESVNVCTISINIPRRWPKNIPMYGNTLHSSIIVNPNIQSNISSLRAERDVGATSDGKINLWNLKIEYIVEKPTITLPPIVHGIVIEDEASILLKRICKYCIRGETKNETNSTSNQSTGSIRRRSDTRTKRFCFKECKSLLGKCIDAENIRECYAGVSKGCRLLDSDMLLDSIISYKRAIAINEKRKVKENDVEIIQPPEPTPVSPVEKEKNKTIVRDCLEGPWGEWSKCSNYCRSETVKSQRVRKRVIYAKNIGSGSRPCITVETQECLNLPNCSEFCLKRAVDGVEHFFIWSKDCKISVDDLEEDKYAGNFEGLKSGVKGTESPGCKVDDNWSSCDAPCDLGNPFHEHLRIPLACSETKRECRVKPEKCRVQQVNPRCFLSNTVYDMDEETWVKNDACICMSGTVCTAEEIYMGEDYDDLLSFENISRVSTGIKNTAVQLFISVANGRRVNIPVGFLKEITYGKFNQEELQHFCATGGIRIEPPMKETLWTDCRLADSNEKNVEGDITKPQKSSGMKKSRCTSICYSIRGKCENEVQEIEDADIVRCFKETVLTKKESVDVISFRKYGNLQGISIPMDELSKKIADLMVEMTSNTPENILSSYLSQYSISKHFVMLSDVFISFTCNFGPNMERVHELCVQSTKSILNMCIIRENNKKEGRIRLCMNKRIDGSKNVTQEKMSDEWEFKTYCHFKKVQPIGTGLVFCKNDNLNCDFDEWTQWSECTDTCTRNGIVPVRTRTRKMNGDASACNMKDNKLIETEPCLWLPQCPYDDIKDYIEEMKTNIAWEVVLEKNSDLQEWALDERADLENEFMEGKTTPAKRCNIFLGQQQVQNTRLILQVCFFFYPLLLCMRIK, from the exons ATGCGAATAGGCAAGTCGGATGCATTGGATCCTCAAACTGTTCTTACTCGCAATTTTACTACTCGAGGTCCTGTGACAATCAGATGCAAGTCTGGTCATTTTATAAACATAATATCCGCAAATATAACCTGTAATGGGAGTGTCGTTGACGCAACCCTGGAATTTTGGAATGTTTGTAGGAACAAGACAAAATGTATAATCACTATGGATAATATTGAAACATGTTTTGACCCCTCTGgaacttttggaaaaacCGAATTTACATGCTCAAAAT TATATGCCCTGGACTGCGGACTTTTTCACCCACGCAAAGCAGAGGATCAAGAATTTTGCATGCGCCTATGCCTTGGATATATTGACCAATGCAGATCAAAGAAGGATTTTTTGCCGAGAGTTTTTACCCTTAAGTGTATAGAAAAACTGTTCAGAAGAAATTCATTTAATAAGCGATGTATATTTCTTCTAG GGAGCATAAGAGGTGAAAATAACGATTTCAAGTGGGACTCATATCTTATGAACA AATTCGAAACTGGGAGAGTTGTACTGACAAATATGTCCTGGAGCTACATAAAATACACAAAGCCCATTGAAAATCCAATAATCATCCCTTCAATGGCTAATTTGAGGAGATATGTCAAAGTAAACTTATTTAATGTTACAAATATCGGATTTCAAGCAAAGTTGCTAGTTATTGATTGTCTAGATAGTTGTAAAGAGAGACGTAAAGAGTTTAAAAGTACTATTGGATGGTTGGCCATTTCTGTAGGAGATCATTCTCCCTATATAGAAAAGAGATTACAAGTAGGAGCATTAAGGGGAAAATCATCTATAATTTTACCGCTCGATCCTAGGAAGGAATGGATTATATTGGCCCAAATTCAAAAAATTGAAACAGAAGGTGGAAATATACCAAGAGTATTCCATACTATTTTGACAGGCGATGGAAAATATACTATTGAATTTCTCCCAAAAGAGAGGGATGTAGTCATAGGATATATTGCTTTTGAAGCTGATGGACCACATTTCATTCATGATGCAGATGTTGTTGTGTTTAGTGAAGTGGCGGAGAGTGTAAATGTCTGTACGATTTCCATAAATATACCAAGAAGGTGGCCAAAAAACATTCCAATGTATGGAAACACACTTCATAGTTCTATAATAGTAAATCCCAATATACAATCAAATATTTCGTCCCTAAGGGCTGAAAGGGATGTAGGAGCTACATCTGATGGAAAAATCAATTTATGGAATCTAAAAATTGAATATATAGTTGAAAAACCAACAATAACTCTACCTCCAATAGTTCATGGGATTGTaatagaagatgaagcTTCCATATTATTAAAGAGAATCTGTAAATATTGTATTCGGGGTGAAACTAAAAACGAAACAAATAGTACCAGCAATCAATCTACTGGAAGTATTCGTAGAAGGAGTGACACTAGGACAAAAAGATTTTGTTTCAAAGAATGTAAATCTTTGCTAGGAAAATGTATTGACGCAGAAAATATTAGGGAATGTTACGCTGGTGTAAGCAAGGGTTGTAGACTATTAGATAGTGATATGTTGTTGGATTCAATAATAAGTTACAAAAGAGCTATTGCTATAAATGAGAAAAGGAAGGTGAAAGAGAATGATGTAGAAATAATCCAACCTCCTGAACCAACTCCTGTTTCACCGGTAGAGAAGGAaaaaaataaaacaatagTTAGAGACTGTCTAGAGGGTCCATGGGGAGAATGGTCAAAATGTAGTAATTATTGTAGATCAGAGACAGTGAAAAGTCAGAGGGTCAGAAAGAGAGTGATATATGCCAAAAATATTGGTAGTGGCAGCAGGCCATGTATTACAGTAGAAACCCAAGAATGCCTTAATCTCCCAAATTGTTCAGAATTTTGTCTAAAGAGAGCTGTTGATGGAGTTGAACACTTTTTTATCTGGTCAAAAGATTGTAAAATCAGTGTAGATGATTTAGAAGAAGACAAATATGCAGGAAATTTTGAAGGTCTAAAATCCGGTGTAAAGGGAACAGAATCTCCTGGATGTAAAGTTGATGATAATTGGTCATCATGTGATGCACCATGTGATTTAGGAAATCCATTTCACGAACACTTGCGCATTCCACTTGCTTGTAGTGAAACTAAAAGGGAATGTCGAGTTAAACCAGAGAAATGTAGAGTCCAACAGGTGAATCCTCGGTGTTTTCTTAGTAATACTGTTTATGACATGGATGAGGAAACATGGGTAAAAAACGATGCATGTATATGTATGTCTGGTACCGTTTGCACAGCAGAAGAAATTTACATGGGTGAAGATTACGATGACTTACTGtcatttgaaaatatttccaGAGTAAGTACAGgtattaaaaatacagCTGTACAACTATTTATCTCAGTTGCTAATGGAAGACGTGTGAATATTCCAGTTGGGTTTCTGAAAGAGATAACATACGGGAAGTTTAATCAAGAAGAActgcaacatttttgtgCGACTGGTGGAATAAGAATTGAGCCTCCAATGAAGGAAACCCTATGGACAGATTGTAGATTGGCAGATAGTAATGAAAAGAATGTCGAAGGAGATATAACGAAACCTCAAAAATCTTCTGGTATGAAAAAATCACGCTGTACCTCAATATGCTACAGCATTAGAGGAAAATGTGAAAATGAAGTTCAGGAGATAGAAGATGCAGATATTGTTAGGTGTTTTAAAGAGACTGTACTAACTAAAAAGGAAAGTGTTGATGTTATATCATTTAGAAAATATGGGAATTTACAAGGAATTAGCATTCCTATGGACGAATTGTCCAAGAAAATTGCTGATTTGATGGTTGAAATGACATCAAATACtccagagaatatattATCTTCATATCTTAGTCAATACAGTATTTCCAAACATTTTGTGATGTTATCAGATGTTTTTATAAGTTTTACATGTAACTTTGGACCAAATATGGAACGAGTACATGAATTATGTGTCCAATCGACGAAGAGTATCCTGAACATGTGCATAATACGAGAAAATAATAAGAAAGAGGGAAGAATAAGATTATGTATGAACAAAAGAATTGATGGAAGCAAAAATGTTACACAGGAGAAGATGAGTGATGAATGGGAGTTTAAAACCTACTGTCACTTCAAGAAGGTACAACCAATTGGAACAGGTTTAGTATTTTGTAAGAATGACAATCTAAATTGTGATTTTGATGAATGGACACAGTGGTCAGAATGTACAGATACGTGTACCAGAAACGGAATTGTTCCTGTGAGAACTAGGACCAGGAAGATGAATGGGGATGCTAGTGCATGCAACATGAAAGACAATAAACTGATCGAAACTGAACCTTGTCTTTGGCTTCCCCAGTGCCCTTATGATGATATAAAAGATTATATAGAAGAAATGAAGACAAATATTGCGTGGGAGGTGGTACTAGAAAAAAATAGTGATCTACAAGAATGGGCACTGGATGAAAGGGCTGACCTCGAGAATGAGTTCATGGAAGGAAAAACAACTCCCGCAAAAAGGtgcaatatatttttaggACAGCAACAAGTCCAAAACACTAGACTTATCctacaggtttgttttttcttCTACCCTCTCTTGTTGTGCATGCGGATAAAGTGA
- a CDS encoding hypothetical protein (encoded by transcript BEWA_024290A): MITSGSLRTAVSKFSTLRSQGVNAYQRRWLGQAPRGKNVEDFDTAWEEAKKLFYKPALSYQEFAKRAEALRMFVFWGFVTFAAVDLAIHPPESSYWGGALFSNFKRRFSKSEDGHKLPFLGSDNMTSASREYHRVCNI, from the exons ATGATAACGAGCGGGTCTCTTAGGACTGCCGTTTCCAAGTTTTCAACTCTGAGATCGCAAGGCGTCAACGCCTACCAGAGACGCTGGCTGGGCCAGGCCCCCCGTGGCAAAAACGTTGAAGAT TTTGACACGGCATGGGAAGAGGCAAAAAAGTTGTTTTATAAGCCAGCTCTGAGCTATCAAGAGTTTGCAAAGCGTGCAGAGGCACTGCGtatgtttgtattttgggGTTTTGTGACTTTTGCTGCGGTCGATCTTGCTATACATCCTCCAGAGAGCAGCTATTGGGGAGGGGCATTATTCTCAAACTTTAAGCGCAGGTTTTCCAAGAGCGAGGATGGACACAAACTTCCTTTTCTTGGAAGTGATAACATGACTAGCGCATCACGCGAATATCATCGCGTTTGTAACATTTAG
- a CDS encoding signal peptide-containing protein (encoded by transcript BEWA_024270A) has protein sequence MKGLAVLCFIFICKICSAGFPWCFKVGNNKDNTFDHSVIDITIKEPPNVYVGGSTSERFFCPKVDNSIKAVVEGSLLIWQVGEGESCTLVKVRFKGDEPVYIKMSVVKDGAPQIEIFGKVNGEWISADRFNSRISGSTKMNIEDIEKGACKISNNNPSRLNLTYPNKEMVEINESEINGVKRIVYTPSDEVAVNEIYDEGLTLWRAPGNEKCTFVELFIKNSHKILYLEIYSEETFEPMYFEHHGGTWLYTTKDAFNSGFVNILNLKNENTSKRSLVVNKLAENLRGIPEQNDTREHMPNDSPLPGALKEGGIPFDHLDPWNMCTLESTARSSLRARGRHVNAEYVPVPPLQITPSGLKVESSPTSQSISTNLKENDSGISTNGNDNLEYIPLLPNDCEYSTQIVENMCTGNFDYLPAASPNKFFMDIQNDKEDVRLDFDNPNREKIIIGERDSCGVKQKTYSPRDEVNLTSVFCGSQKLWIADPGEKCTFLEYSSKEGSILVYLEVYNNDLFHPKFFTKTENLWSEMDLVEFSSKLKSMRNAKTSSDKL, from the coding sequence ATGAAGGGTTTAGCTGTTCTTTgtttcatctttatctgTAAAATTTGCAGTGCTGGATTTCCTTGGTGTTTTAAAGTTGGAAATAATAAGGATAATACTTTTGATCACAGTGTAATTGATATAACTATTAAAGAGCCTCCAAATGTATATGTTGGCGGTAGCACAAGTGAAAGATTTTTTTGTCCTAAAGTTGACAATAGTATTAAGGCTGTTGTTGAAGGCTCTCTTTTGATTTGGCAAGTTGGAGAAGGTGAATCATGTACACTTGTAAAGGTCAGATTTAAGGGTGATGAACCTGtatatataaaaatgagcGTAGTGAAAGATGGTGCCCCTCAAATTGAGATTTTTGGAAAGGtgaatggagaatggataTCAGCTGATAGATTTAATTCAAGAATAAGTGGATCCACAAAAATGAATATAGAAGATATCGAAAAAGGAGCATGTAAAATATCTAATAATAATCCCTCTAGATTAAACCTTACATACCCTAACAAAGAAATGGTAGAAATTAACGAGAGTGAGATTAATGGAGTTAAACGCATAGTATATACACCAAGCGATGAAGTCGCTGTTAATGAAATTTATGACGAAGGGTTGACACTATGGAGGGCCCCtggaaatgaaaagtgtaCATTTGTAGAACTGTTCATAAAGAATAGCCACAAAATTCTTTATTTGGAAATTTATTCTGAGGAAACGTTTGAGCCAATGTATTTTGAACACCATGGAGGAACATGGTTATATACAACAAAAGACGCATTTAATTCTGGTTTTGTAAATATACTGAACCTCAAAAATGAAAATACATCAAAAAGATCTCTGGTAGTAAATAAGTTAGCAGAGAACCTCAGAGGCATCCCAGAACAAAATGATACTAGAGAACATATGCCAAATGATTCCCCTTTGCCTGGGGCTTTAAAAGAGGGAGGTATTCCCTTTGACCATTTGGACCCTTGGAACATGTGCACATTAGAATCAACTGCTAGATCTTCTTTGCGGGCAAGAGGCAGACATGTTAACGCGGAATATGTTCCTGTTCCACCTTTACAAATTACTCCATCTGGGTTGAAAGTGGAATCTTCACCTACATCGCAATCAATATCTACGAATTTGAAGGAAAATGATTCTGGTATATCAACAAATGGGAACGACAATTTGGAGTATATCCCCCTTCTGCCAAATGATTGTGAGTATTCTACACAAATTGTGGAGAATATGTGTACTGGAAATTTTGATTATCTTCCAGCAGCTTCACCCAACAAGTTTTTTATGGACATTCagaatgataaagaggATGTTAGGTTGGACTTTGATAATCCTAATAGAGAAAAAATTATTATAGGCGAACGTGATTCTTGTGGTGTGAAACAAAAAACATATTCTCCGAGGGATGAAGTAAATCTTACATCTGTTTTTTGCGGGTCGCAAAAGTTGTGGATAGCTGATCCTGGTGAAAAATGCACATTTCTAGAGTATTCATCAAAGGAAGGAAGTATTCTAGTTTATTTAGAAGTTTATAATAATGACCTCTTCCATCCAAAGTTTTTCACAAAAACTGAGAACCTCTGGAGCGAAATGGACcttgtggaattttctAGTAAACTAAAGAGTATGAGAAACGCTAAAACCTCTTCAGATAAGTTATGA
- a CDS encoding hypothetical protein (encoded by transcript BEWA_024310A), whose amino-acid sequence MSKFGFLRNISNGFRDTLFDLVEWYTYATLKQQHMVMIASGACLGAIVGVTKRRRRIKDGEFSTNFEFAAYNVHDVEEFEQNWNEQARIAQKQPGYKFTRLYKAYHWDRSPTHYLQLRLWRSKEDLENYKNLAQQKVLEKRVNGAASETQFGLPVTIVDDSVRRGIDF is encoded by the exons ATGTCTAAATTTGGATTCCTGCGGAATATCTCCAATGGCTTCCGCGATACTCTCTTTGATCTCGTAGAATGGTATACCTACGCGACTCTAAAGCAACAGCATATGGTCATGATCGCCAGTGGCGCATGTCTAGGTGCGATTGTAGGCGTTACAAAGAGAAGGAGGAGGATTAAGGACGGAGAATTCAGCACAAACTTTGAATTTGCCGCTTATAATGTACACGACGTTGAGGAATTTGAACAAAACTGGAATGAGCAGGCCAGAATCGCACAAAAACAACCAGGATACAAGTTTACCAGACTCTACAAGGCATACCACTGGGACAGGTCGCCAACTCACTAtctacag TTACGTCTATGGAGATCAAAGGAAGACTTGGAAAATTACAAGAATCTTGCACAGCAAAAGGTACTCGAAAAACGAGTTAACGGAGCCGCCTCAGAGACACAATTTGGGCTCCCAGTAACCATAGTAGACGATTCAGTCAGAAGAGGAATCGATTTTTAA